One Actinomyces respiraculi DNA window includes the following coding sequences:
- a CDS encoding DNA-processing protein DprA: MSLYLPFDHRDPVLATVAWSRLTEPADRAAGALVRAVGPGPALTWLLEEAYDADGNLRAAPRPPRLVRAEEDDGYVDGPVGTAPSAATTMLGATAGARASAAWARAAARWAPRLASLEPRRDLDVLERLGGSLLLPGDPWWPTGLDELDQPPFCLWVRGDPALLARREEAPSTMQVAGASEARVPPGRQDRVPAGPGRGLALALVGSRASTRYGEQVARDMARTVAQLGAVVVSGGAFGIDAAAHAGALQGGRTVSVCAGGVDRLYPAGNARLLEEVLDCGALVAEVPPGCQPARHRFLSRNRLIAAMTEGTVVVEAAWRSGALSTARHARDLGRPLGAVPGPVVSRESVGCHRLLREGAVCVTDADDALELITPVGTLDPDAERSRASDLEPGSLLDGLDPSASAVLDAMPARGAAEVAGVARAAGLSEREVRSALGLLELAGRVRRDGERWRRRT; this comes from the coding sequence ATGAGCCTTTACCTGCCCTTCGACCACCGTGACCCCGTGCTGGCCACGGTCGCCTGGTCGCGACTGACCGAGCCTGCGGACCGGGCCGCCGGTGCCCTGGTGAGGGCGGTGGGCCCCGGGCCCGCGCTCACCTGGCTGCTGGAGGAGGCCTACGACGCCGACGGAAACCTGCGTGCGGCGCCCCGGCCCCCGAGGCTGGTGCGAGCGGAGGAGGACGACGGGTACGTGGACGGACCGGTGGGCACGGCGCCGTCGGCTGCGACGACGATGCTGGGCGCGACGGCGGGTGCGCGCGCGAGCGCCGCCTGGGCACGGGCCGCTGCGCGGTGGGCGCCGAGACTGGCCTCGCTTGAGCCCCGACGCGACCTCGACGTGCTCGAGCGGCTGGGTGGCAGCCTCCTCTTGCCGGGGGACCCATGGTGGCCCACGGGCCTGGACGAGCTGGACCAGCCGCCCTTCTGCCTGTGGGTGCGGGGCGACCCCGCGCTCCTGGCACGTCGCGAGGAGGCTCCGTCCACCATGCAGGTGGCCGGAGCCAGTGAGGCGCGGGTCCCGCCCGGCCGCCAGGACCGCGTGCCTGCCGGGCCGGGACGCGGGCTCGCCCTCGCCCTCGTCGGCTCACGGGCCTCGACCCGCTACGGCGAGCAGGTGGCTCGAGACATGGCCCGGACGGTGGCTCAGCTCGGAGCTGTCGTCGTCTCGGGCGGTGCCTTCGGTATCGATGCCGCCGCCCACGCCGGCGCTCTGCAAGGCGGGCGGACCGTGAGCGTGTGCGCCGGAGGTGTCGACCGTCTTTACCCGGCGGGTAATGCCCGGTTGTTGGAGGAGGTTCTGGACTGCGGTGCACTCGTCGCTGAGGTTCCGCCTGGCTGCCAGCCCGCCCGGCACCGTTTCCTGTCGCGCAACCGCCTCATCGCTGCGATGACGGAGGGCACCGTCGTCGTCGAGGCCGCCTGGCGCTCGGGCGCGCTGTCCACCGCTCGGCACGCGCGCGACCTTGGCCGCCCGCTCGGGGCGGTTCCCGGGCCGGTCGTCTCACGCGAGTCCGTCGGCTGTCACCGGCTGCTGCGCGAGGGGGCGGTATGCGTCACCGACGCCGATGACGCCCTTGAGCTCATCACCCCTGTCGGCACTCTCGACCCGGATGCTGAGCGCTCGCGGGCGAGCGACCTCGAACCTGGCAGCCTCCTCGACGGCCTTGATCCGTCCGCCTCTGCGGTGCTCGACGCCATGCCCGCCCGGGGTGCGGCCGAGGTCGCGGGCGTGGCCCGGGCGGCGGGTCTGAGCGAGCGGGAGGTGCGCAGTGCTCTCGGCCTGCTCGAGCTTGCCGGGCGGGTGCGCCGCGACGGCGAGCGCTGGCGTCGCAGGACGTAG
- a CDS encoding tyrosine recombinase XerC: MTQAADSTRGELLDAWERYLTLRRGLSEHTVRAYLGDLEDLLTFLGVGPDRDEPIAGALSLLDLADLRAWLAGLDASGRSRATLARRSAAIRSFSAWAAHEGRLSDDVAARLRSPRTDNRLPTVLTPTQAQTLLETAAQAVERVREGVRTTGGGAGSASGAGSASGAGSASGAGSASGAGSARGLATALRDAALLEMLYATGVRVSELCGLDLSDADRRERTIKVLGKGGKERVVPYGAPADRALEQWLAHRRALASPRSGNALFLGARGGRIDPRTVREIVHRTAVAAGVPDLGPHGLRHSAATHVLSGGADLRSVQELLGHSSLATTQRYTHVTPERLRAVYEQAFPRA, translated from the coding sequence ATGACACAGGCGGCGGATAGCACCAGGGGGGAGCTTCTGGACGCCTGGGAGCGCTACCTCACGCTGCGCCGGGGACTGAGCGAGCACACCGTGCGCGCCTACCTGGGTGACCTGGAGGACCTGCTGACCTTCCTCGGTGTCGGTCCGGACCGCGACGAGCCCATCGCTGGAGCCCTGTCCCTCCTCGATCTGGCGGATCTGCGTGCATGGCTCGCCGGGCTTGACGCCTCGGGCCGCTCGCGCGCCACTCTCGCGCGCCGCAGTGCCGCCATCCGCAGCTTCTCCGCCTGGGCCGCCCATGAGGGCCGTCTTTCCGACGACGTCGCCGCCCGCCTGCGTTCGCCGCGCACCGATAACCGTCTTCCCACGGTTCTCACCCCGACGCAGGCGCAGACTCTGCTCGAGACGGCGGCGCAGGCCGTCGAGCGGGTCCGCGAGGGCGTGCGCACCACCGGCGGCGGTGCCGGGTCGGCCAGCGGTGCCGGGTCGGCCAGCGGTGCCGGGTCGGCCAGTGGTGCCGGGTCGGCCAGTGGTGCCGGGTCGGCTCGGGGGCTGGCGACCGCGCTGCGCGACGCCGCCCTGCTCGAGATGCTGTACGCCACCGGGGTCCGAGTCTCCGAGCTGTGCGGCCTCGACCTGTCCGACGCCGACCGCCGTGAGCGCACGATCAAGGTGCTCGGCAAGGGCGGTAAGGAGCGGGTCGTGCCCTACGGCGCCCCGGCCGACCGGGCCCTGGAGCAGTGGCTGGCCCACCGCCGGGCGCTCGCCTCGCCGCGCTCGGGGAATGCCCTGTTCCTGGGGGCGCGGGGCGGGCGCATCGACCCGCGTACGGTGCGCGAGATCGTCCACCGCACGGCTGTCGCCGCGGGCGTGCCGGACCTTGGCCCCCACGGGCTGCGCCACAGTGCCGCCACGCACGTGCTGTCCGGCGGAGCGGACCTGCGCAGCGTGCAGGAGCTGCTCGGCCACTCCTCGCTGGCCACGACCCAGCGCTACACGCACGTGACCCCCGAGCGGTTGCGCGCCGTCTACGAGCAGGCCTTCCCGCGCGCCTGA